The following are from one region of the Escherichia sp. E4742 genome:
- the dgcN gene encoding diguanylate cyclase DgcN: MDNDNSLHKRPTFKRALRNISMTSIFITMTLIWLLLSVTSVLTLKQYAQKNLALTAATMTYSLEAAVVFADGPAATETLAALGQQGQFSTAEVRDNQQNIIASWHYTAREPGDTFSNFISHWLFPAPVIQPIRHNGETIGEVQLTARDSSISHFIWFSLAVLTACILLASGIAITLTRHLHNGLVEALKNITDVVHDVRSNRNFSRRVSEERIAEFHRFALDFNSLLDEMEEWQLRLQAKNAQLLRTALHDPLTGLANRAAFRSGINTLMNSSDARKTSALLFLDGDNFKYINDTWGHATGDQVLIEVAKRLAEFGGLRHQAYRIGGDEFAMVLYGVQSESEVQRICTALTQIFNRPFDLNNGHQTTMTLSIGYAMTIEHVSAEKLQELADHNMYQAKHQRAKKLVK; encoded by the coding sequence ATGGATAACGATAATTCTCTTCATAAGCGCCCCACGTTTAAAAGAGCATTACGCAACATCAGCATGACTAGCATATTTATCACTATGACGCTGATCTGGCTGCTGCTTTCCGTGACGTCAGTACTAACCCTGAAACAATACGCGCAAAAAAACCTGGCACTAACCGCTGCAACAATGACTTACAGCCTGGAAGCTGCGGTCGTTTTTGCCGATGGTCCTGCAGCAACAGAAACTCTGGCCGCACTAGGTCAGCAAGGCCAATTTTCAACCGCAGAAGTGCGTGATAATCAGCAAAACATTATTGCTTCCTGGCACTACACTGCCAGAGAACCGGGAGATACCTTCAGTAATTTCATTAGCCACTGGCTCTTTCCGGCTCCCGTCATTCAACCAATTCGCCACAATGGCGAAACCATTGGCGAAGTGCAGTTAACCGCACGCGACAGCTCAATTAGCCATTTTATCTGGTTTTCACTCGCTGTCCTGACTGCATGTATTCTGCTGGCATCAGGCATCGCGATTACCCTCACCCGCCATTTGCACAATGGTCTGGTTGAAGCGTTAAAAAACATCACCGATGTCGTACATGATGTGCGTTCCAACCGCAATTTTTCCCGACGAGTTTCGGAAGAACGTATCGCAGAGTTTCACCGCTTCGCTCTCGACTTCAACAGTCTGCTAGATGAAATGGAAGAGTGGCAGCTTCGTTTACAGGCCAAAAATGCGCAGCTTCTACGTACCGCGCTACATGACCCATTAACCGGGCTGGCTAACCGCGCAGCGTTTCGTAGCGGCATCAACACGTTGATGAACAGTTCCGATGCCCGAAAAACGTCGGCATTACTGTTTCTTGATGGCGATAATTTCAAATATATCAATGATACCTGGGGTCATGCGACGGGAGATCAGGTCTTGATTGAAGTGGCAAAACGATTAGCTGAATTTGGTGGGCTGCGACATCAGGCATACCGCATTGGCGGCGATGAATTCGCTATGGTCCTCTATGGCGTGCAGTCGGAATCTGAAGTGCAGCGGATTTGCACGGCACTGACGCAAATTTTTAATCGACCATTCGATCTTAATAATGGCCATCAAACCACTATGACATTAAGCATTGGTTACGCGATGACCATTGAGCACGTCTCCGCCGAAAAATTACAAGAGCTGGCCGACCATAATATGTATCAGGCCAAACACCAGCGCGCTAAAAAGCTGGTGAAATAA
- a CDS encoding OmpA family protein, which produces MIKQLVVPLMFSSLILTGCQSPQGKFTPEQVAAMQSYGFTESAGDWSLGLSDTILFAKNDYKLLPESQQQIQTMAAKLTSTGLTHARMDGHTDNYGEDSYNEALSLKRANVVADAWAEGGQIPRSNLTTQGLGKKYPIASNKTAQGRAENRRVAVVISAP; this is translated from the coding sequence ATGATAAAGCAACTGGTAGTTCCCCTGATGTTCTCTTCACTGATACTGACTGGCTGCCAGTCACCACAAGGGAAGTTTACTCCAGAACAAGTCGCCGCTATGCAGTCTTATGGTTTTACTGAATCCGCTGGCGACTGGTCGCTGGGCTTATCTGATACCATTCTGTTTGCTAAAAATGACTACAAACTGCTCCCGGAAAGTCAGCAACAGATCCAGACCATGGCCGCAAAACTGACCTCCACGGGCTTAACCCATGCCCGTATGGATGGACATACCGACAATTACGGCGAGGACAGTTACAACGAAGCTTTATCGCTGAAGCGGGCAAATGTCGTCGCCGATGCGTGGGCAGAAGGTGGACAAATTCCTCGCAGCAATCTCACCACTCAGGGCTTAGGGAAAAAATACCCCATCGCCAGTAACAAGACCGCACAGGGTCGCGCCGAGAACCGTCGCGTCGCTGTGGTGATCAGTGCACCGTAA
- the rplS gene encoding 50S ribosomal protein L19 gives MSNIIKQLEQEQMKQDVPSFRPGDTVEVKVWVVEGSKKRLQAFEGVVIAIRNRGLHSAFTVRKISNGEGVERVFQTHSPVVDSISVKRRGAVRKAKLYYLRERTGKAARIKERLN, from the coding sequence ATGAGCAACATTATTAAGCAACTTGAACAAGAGCAGATGAAGCAGGACGTACCTTCCTTCCGTCCGGGTGATACCGTGGAAGTGAAAGTATGGGTTGTTGAAGGTTCCAAAAAACGTCTGCAGGCATTCGAGGGCGTGGTTATCGCTATTCGTAACCGCGGTCTGCACTCTGCATTCACTGTTCGTAAAATTTCCAACGGCGAAGGCGTTGAGCGTGTCTTCCAGACTCACTCTCCGGTAGTTGACAGCATTTCTGTCAAACGTCGTGGTGCTGTTCGTAAAGCTAAACTGTACTACCTGCGTGAGCGTACTGGTAAGGCTGCTCGTATCAAAGAGCGTCTTAACTAA
- the trmD gene encoding tRNA (guanosine(37)-N1)-methyltransferase TrmD — MWIGIISLFPEMFRAITDYGVTGRAVKNGLLSIQSWSPRDFTHDRHRTVDDRPYGGGPGMLMMVQPLRDAIHAAKAAAGEGAKVIYLSPQGRKLDQAGVSELATNQKLILVCGRYEGIDERVIQTEIDEEWSIGDYVLSGGELPAMTLIDSVSRFIPGVLGHEASATEDSFAEGLLDCPHYTRPEVLEGMEVPSVLLSGNHAEIRRWRLKQSLGRTWLRRPELLENLALTEEQARLLAEFKTEHAQQQHKHDGMA; from the coding sequence ATGTGGATTGGCATAATTAGCCTGTTTCCTGAAATGTTCCGCGCAATTACCGATTACGGGGTAACTGGCCGGGCAGTTAAAAATGGCCTGCTGAGCATCCAGAGCTGGAGTCCTCGCGACTTCACGCATGACCGGCACCGTACCGTGGACGATCGTCCTTACGGCGGCGGACCGGGGATGTTAATGATGGTGCAACCCTTGCGGGACGCCATTCATGCAGCAAAAGCCGCGGCGGGTGAAGGCGCAAAGGTGATATATCTGTCACCACAGGGACGCAAGCTTGATCAAGCGGGCGTCAGCGAACTGGCAACGAATCAAAAATTGATTCTGGTGTGCGGTCGCTACGAAGGTATAGATGAGCGCGTGATCCAAACCGAAATTGACGAAGAATGGTCAATCGGCGATTACGTTCTCAGTGGTGGTGAGTTACCAGCAATGACGCTGATTGACTCGGTTTCCCGGTTTATTCCGGGAGTATTGGGACATGAAGCCTCAGCAACGGAAGATTCCTTTGCTGAAGGATTGCTGGATTGCCCGCACTATACGCGGCCTGAGGTGTTAGAAGGGATGGAAGTTCCGTCAGTGTTACTGTCGGGCAACCATGCCGAGATACGTCGCTGGCGTTTGAAACAGTCGCTGGGCCGTACCTGGCTTAGAAGACCTGAACTTCTGGAAAACCTGGCTCTGACTGAAGAGCAAGCAAGGTTGCTGGCGGAGTTCAAAACGGAACACGCACAACAGCAACATAAACATGATGGGATGGCGTAA
- the rimM gene encoding ribosome maturation factor RimM (Essential for efficient processing of 16S rRNA), producing the protein MSKQLTAQAPVDPIVLGKMGSSYGIRGWLRVFSSTEDAESIFDYQPWFIQKAGQWQQVQLESWKHHNQDMIIKLKGVDDRDAANLLTNCEIVVDSSQLPQLEEGDYYWKDLMGCQVVTTEGYDLGKVVDMMETGSNDVLVIKANLKDAFGIKERLVPFLDGQVIKKVDLTTRSIEVDWDPGF; encoded by the coding sequence ATGAGCAAACAACTCACCGCGCAAGCACCTGTTGATCCCATCGTTTTGGGAAAAATGGGTTCGTCTTACGGTATTCGTGGGTGGCTCAGAGTGTTTTCTTCCACCGAAGACGCCGAAAGCATTTTTGACTATCAGCCTTGGTTTATCCAGAAGGCGGGTCAGTGGCAGCAAGTCCAGCTGGAAAGCTGGAAGCACCACAATCAGGACATGATCATCAAGCTGAAAGGCGTTGACGATCGTGATGCGGCGAACCTGCTGACGAATTGTGAAATTGTCGTGGATTCATCGCAACTGCCTCAGCTTGAAGAGGGTGACTACTACTGGAAAGACCTGATGGGCTGCCAGGTAGTAACCACTGAAGGCTACGATCTCGGTAAAGTCGTCGATATGATGGAAACCGGATCTAATGACGTTCTCGTCATTAAGGCAAACCTGAAAGATGCGTTTGGTATCAAGGAACGTCTCGTACCGTTCCTCGATGGGCAGGTTATCAAGAAAGTCGATCTCACTACTCGTTCAATCGAAGTAGATTGGGATCCTGGTTTTTAA
- the rpsP gene encoding 30S ribosomal protein S16, with amino-acid sequence MVTIRLARHGAKKRPFYQVVVADSRNARNGRFIERVGFFNPIASEKEEGTRLDLDRIAHWVGQGATISDRVAALIKEVNKAA; translated from the coding sequence ATGGTAACTATTCGTTTAGCACGTCACGGCGCTAAAAAGCGTCCGTTCTACCAGGTTGTTGTCGCTGACAGCCGTAATGCACGCAACGGTCGCTTCATCGAGCGCGTTGGTTTCTTCAACCCAATCGCTAGCGAAAAAGAAGAAGGCACTCGCCTGGATCTGGATCGCATCGCTCACTGGGTTGGCCAGGGCGCAACTATTTCTGATCGCGTTGCTGCGCTGATCAAAGAAGTAAACAAAGCAGCTTAA
- the ffh gene encoding signal recognition particle protein, translating to MFDNLTDRLSRTLRNISGRGRLTEDNVKDTLREVRMALLEADVALPVVREFINRVKEKAVGHEVNKSLTPGQEFVKIVRNELVAAMGEENQTLNLAAQPPAVVLMAGLQGAGKTTSVGKLGKFLREKHKKKVLVVSADVYRPAAIKQLETLAEQVGVDFFPSDVGQKPVDIVNAALKEAKLKFYDVLLVDTAGRLHVDEAMMDEIKQVHASINPVETLFVVDAMTGQDAANTAKAFNEALPLTGVVLTKVDGDARGGAALSIRHITGKPIKFLGVGEKTEALEPFHPDRIASRILGMGDVLSLIEDIESKVDRAQAEKLASKLKKGDGFDLNDFLEQLRQMKNMGGMASLMGKLPGMGQIPDNVKSQMDDKVLVRMEAIINSMTMKERAKPEIIKGSRKRRIAAGCGMQVQDVNRLLKQFDDMQRMMKKMKKGGMAKMMRSMKGMMPPGFPGR from the coding sequence ATGTTTGATAATTTAACCGATCGTTTGTCGCGCACGCTGCGCAATATCAGTGGCCGTGGACGCCTCACTGAAGACAACGTAAAAGATACGCTGCGCGAAGTGCGCATGGCGCTGCTGGAGGCGGACGTCGCTCTGCCGGTAGTGCGTGAGTTTATCAATCGCGTAAAAGAGAAAGCGGTTGGTCATGAAGTTAATAAGAGCCTGACGCCGGGGCAGGAGTTCGTCAAAATCGTCCGTAACGAACTGGTTGCGGCGATGGGCGAAGAGAACCAGACCCTGAACCTGGCTGCGCAACCGCCTGCGGTCGTGCTGATGGCGGGCCTGCAAGGTGCCGGTAAAACAACCAGCGTGGGCAAACTCGGTAAGTTCCTGCGCGAGAAGCACAAGAAGAAAGTGCTGGTGGTTTCTGCCGACGTTTATCGTCCGGCGGCAATCAAACAGCTTGAGACGCTGGCAGAGCAGGTGGGCGTTGATTTCTTCCCTTCAGATGTTGGTCAGAAGCCGGTAGATATCGTTAACGCGGCGCTGAAAGAAGCCAAACTGAAATTCTACGACGTGCTGCTGGTGGATACCGCTGGTCGTCTGCACGTTGATGAAGCGATGATGGACGAGATCAAACAAGTCCACGCTTCGATTAATCCGGTTGAAACCCTGTTTGTGGTTGACGCTATGACCGGTCAGGATGCGGCCAATACGGCAAAAGCGTTCAATGAAGCGTTACCGCTTACCGGCGTAGTGTTGACCAAAGTGGACGGTGATGCGCGTGGCGGTGCGGCGCTTTCTATTCGCCATATTACCGGCAAGCCTATCAAGTTCCTCGGTGTTGGCGAGAAAACAGAGGCGCTGGAGCCGTTCCACCCGGACCGTATCGCTTCCCGTATTCTCGGCATGGGCGATGTTCTGTCGCTGATCGAAGATATCGAAAGCAAAGTTGACCGCGCGCAGGCTGAGAAATTAGCCAGCAAGCTGAAAAAAGGCGACGGCTTCGATCTCAACGACTTCCTTGAGCAGCTGCGCCAGATGAAAAATATGGGCGGCATGGCCAGCCTAATGGGCAAGCTGCCGGGCATGGGGCAGATCCCGGATAACGTCAAGTCGCAGATGGACGATAAAGTGCTGGTGCGTATGGAAGCCATCATCAACTCGATGACGATGAAAGAGCGCGCTAAGCCAGAAATCATCAAAGGTTCGCGTAAGCGTCGTATCGCTGCCGGTTGCGGTATGCAGGTGCAGGATGTTAACCGCCTTCTGAAGCAGTTCGACGACATGCAGCGCATGATGAAGAAAATGAAGAAGGGCGGAATGGCGAAGATGATGAGAAGCATGAAAGGGATGATGCCGCCGGGATTTCCTGGTCGCTAA
- a CDS encoding cytochrome C assembly family protein yields MPVFALLALVAYSVSLALIVPGLLQKNGGWRRMAIISAVIALVCHAIALEARILPGGDSGQNLSLLNVGSLVSLMICTVMTIVASRNRGWLLLPIVYAFALINLALATFMPNEYITHLEATPGMLVHIGLSLFSYATLIIAALYALQLAWIDYQLKNKKLAFSQEMPPLMSIERKMFHITQIGVVLLTLTLCTGLFYMHNLFSMENIDKAVLSIVAWFVYIVLLWGHYHEGWRGRRVVWFNVAGAVILTLAYFGSRIVQQLIS; encoded by the coding sequence ATGCCCGTTTTTGCTCTGCTCGCGCTTGTCGCCTACTCCGTCAGTCTTGCGCTGATTGTTCCCGGTCTGCTGCAAAAAAACGGCGGCTGGCGGCGCATGGCTATTATTTCTGCGGTCATCGCGCTGGTCTGCCACGCTATCGCTCTTGAAGCCCGCATTTTGCCAGGCGGCGATAGCGGACAAAACCTCAGCCTGCTGAACGTTGGTTCATTGGTCAGTTTGATGATTTGTACGGTAATGACCATTGTGGCTTCTCGCAATCGTGGCTGGTTGCTGCTACCCATTGTCTATGCATTTGCGCTTATCAACCTGGCGCTGGCGACCTTCATGCCCAATGAATACATCACCCATCTGGAAGCCACGCCTGGGATGCTGGTGCACATTGGCTTATCGCTCTTTTCCTACGCCACGCTGATAATTGCCGCCCTGTACGCGTTGCAACTGGCATGGATTGATTACCAACTGAAGAATAAAAAGTTGGCATTCAGTCAGGAAATGCCGCCATTGATGAGTATCGAGCGAAAAATGTTCCACATTACGCAGATTGGCGTGGTGCTGTTAACGCTTACTCTTTGCACTGGCCTGTTCTACATGCACAACTTATTTAGCATGGAAAATATCGACAAGGCTGTGCTCTCTATCGTGGCGTGGTTTGTCTATATTGTGCTGCTGTGGGGACATTATCATGAAGGATGGCGTGGACGCCGCGTCGTCTGGTTTAACGTTGCGGGTGCAGTCATTCTGACACTGGCCTACTTCGGCAGTCGAATTGTCCAGCAGTTAATCAGCTAA
- a CDS encoding HlyC/CorC family transporter: protein MEHISTTTLIIILIIMVVISAYFSGSETGMMTLNRYRLRHMAKQGNRSAKRVEKLLRKPDRLISLVLIGNNLVNILASALGTIVGMRLYGDAGVAIATGVLTFVVLVFAEVLPKTIAALYPEKVAYPSSFLLAPLQILMMPLVWLLNAITRMLMRMMGIKTDIVVSGSLSKEELRTIVHESRSQISRRNQDMLLSVLDLEKMTVDDIMVPRSEIIGIDINDDWKSILRQLSHSPHGRIVLYRDSLDDAISMLRVREAWRLMSEKKEFTKETMLRAADEIYFVPEGTPLSTQLVKFQRNKKKVGLVVNEYGDIQGLVTVEDILEEIVGDFTTSMSPTLAEEVTPQNDGSVIIDGTANVREINKAFNWHLPEDDARTVNGVILEALEEIPVAGTRVRIGEYDIDILDVQDNMIKQVKVFPVKPLRESVAE, encoded by the coding sequence CTGGAACACATTTCTACTACTACGTTGATCATTATTCTGATCATCATGGTGGTCATTTCAGCCTATTTTTCCGGGTCCGAAACCGGAATGATGACACTCAACCGCTATCGTCTACGGCATATGGCGAAACAGGGCAATCGCTCGGCCAAACGCGTCGAAAAATTGCTGCGTAAGCCAGACCGCCTGATAAGCCTGGTGTTAATCGGCAATAACCTGGTCAATATTCTTGCCTCCGCGCTCGGCACTATTGTCGGGATGCGTTTGTACGGCGATGCGGGCGTGGCAATTGCGACTGGTGTGCTGACTTTTGTCGTACTGGTTTTTGCTGAGGTATTGCCGAAAACCATTGCCGCGCTGTACCCGGAAAAAGTCGCTTATCCGAGTAGTTTTCTGTTAGCACCTCTGCAAATTTTGATGATGCCGCTGGTCTGGTTGCTGAATGCTATTACCCGCATGTTAATGCGCATGATGGGCATCAAAACCGATATCGTGGTTAGCGGCTCTTTGAGCAAAGAAGAGTTGCGTACTATCGTGCACGAATCGCGCTCACAAATTTCCCGTCGCAATCAGGATATGCTGCTGTCGGTACTCGATCTGGAAAAAATGACCGTCGATGACATCATGGTGCCGCGCAGTGAAATTATCGGTATTGATATCAACGATGACTGGAAATCGATTCTGCGCCAACTCTCCCACTCACCTCACGGACGTATCGTGCTCTACCGTGACTCGCTGGACGACGCCATCAGTATGCTGCGAGTACGTGAAGCCTGGCGGTTGATGTCGGAGAAAAAAGAGTTCACCAAAGAAACCATGCTACGCGCCGCGGACGAGATCTATTTTGTCCCGGAAGGTACGCCGCTCAGCACGCAGCTGGTGAAGTTTCAGCGCAACAAAAAGAAAGTCGGCCTGGTCGTCAACGAATACGGAGATATTCAGGGACTGGTGACGGTCGAAGATATTCTCGAAGAGATAGTTGGTGATTTCACCACATCCATGTCGCCGACCCTCGCCGAAGAAGTCACGCCGCAAAACGACGGTTCGGTGATTATCGATGGCACCGCCAACGTGCGAGAAATTAACAAAGCCTTTAACTGGCATCTACCGGAAGATGATGCTCGAACTGTTAACGGCGTCATTCTGGAAGCGCTGGAAGAGATCCCTGTTGCAGGCACCCGCGTACGTATTGGCGAGTACGATATCGATATTCTCGACGTACAGGACAATATGATTAAGCAGGTAAAAGTTTTTCCTGTGAAACCGCTGCGCGAGAGTGTGGCGGAGTAA
- a CDS encoding DUF6630 family protein, translating into MSEDYVIEWDKDFADDLNVVASVFLQHTPTLWPTIFAQLSTQPEIFEDEDEYGLQDVLDCSGGALGNHDLAQAFLQVLRGEGLIQLVDWKGEDEEGELANFAADRFYGLTKNLTASEELRSLLVEITQEDEISDVCEAGDRYLDEIFERIQTELNKRGFQIFDLNEGSDTYNVVVLPMSEYEKIDDFNTPWLEVQDFLS; encoded by the coding sequence ATGTCAGAAGACTATGTAATTGAATGGGATAAGGATTTTGCAGACGACCTCAACGTCGTCGCCAGCGTTTTTTTACAGCACACCCCAACCTTATGGCCCACTATTTTCGCTCAACTTTCGACGCAACCTGAAATCTTTGAAGACGAAGATGAATATGGATTGCAAGACGTCCTCGATTGCAGTGGAGGCGCTCTCGGAAATCATGACCTGGCGCAGGCATTTTTACAGGTTCTACGCGGTGAAGGATTAATTCAACTCGTTGACTGGAAAGGTGAAGATGAAGAAGGTGAGCTGGCTAATTTTGCTGCAGATCGCTTTTATGGGCTCACAAAAAACCTGACAGCTTCTGAGGAATTAAGGAGTCTTCTTGTCGAAATAACCCAAGAGGATGAAATCTCCGATGTCTGTGAAGCCGGAGACCGCTACCTTGACGAAATCTTTGAACGCATCCAAACCGAACTCAATAAAAGGGGCTTTCAGATTTTTGATCTGAATGAAGGATCTGACACCTATAACGTGGTCGTTTTGCCAATGAGCGAATATGAAAAAATAGATGATTTCAACACGCCGTGGCTGGAAGTGCAGGATTTTTTAAGCTAA
- the grpE gene encoding nucleotide exchange factor GrpE, giving the protein MSSKEQKTPEGQAPEEIIMDQHEEIEAVEPEASAEQVDPRDEKIANLEAQLAEAQTRERDGILRVKAEMENLRRRTELDIEKAHKFALEKFINELLPVIDSLDRALEVADKANPDMSAMVEGIELTLKSMLDVVRKFGVDVIAETNVPLDPNVHQAIAMVESDDVAPGNVLGIMQKGYTLNGRTIRAAMVTVAKAK; this is encoded by the coding sequence ATGAGTAGTAAAGAACAGAAAACGCCTGAGGGGCAAGCCCCGGAAGAAATTATCATGGATCAGCACGAAGAGATTGAGGCAGTTGAGCCAGAAGCTTCTGCTGAGCAGGTGGATCCGCGCGATGAAAAAATTGCGAATCTCGAAGCTCAGCTGGCTGAAGCTCAGACCCGTGAACGTGACGGTATTTTGCGCGTAAAAGCCGAAATGGAAAACCTGCGTCGTCGTACTGAACTGGATATCGAAAAAGCGCATAAATTCGCGCTGGAGAAATTCATCAACGAATTGCTGCCGGTAATTGATAGCCTGGATCGCGCGCTGGAAGTGGCTGATAAAGCTAACCCGGATATGTCTGCGATGGTTGAAGGCATTGAGCTGACGCTGAAGTCGATGCTGGATGTAGTACGTAAATTTGGCGTTGATGTGATTGCCGAAACGAATGTACCGCTGGACCCGAACGTGCATCAGGCCATCGCAATGGTGGAATCTGACGACGTTGCACCGGGTAACGTATTGGGTATCATGCAGAAAGGTTATACGCTGAACGGTCGTACGATTCGCGCAGCGATGGTTACTGTAGCGAAGGCGAAGTAA
- the nadK gene encoding NAD(+) kinase — translation MNNHFKCIGIVGHPRHPTALTTHEMLYRWLCTKGYEVIVEQQIAHELQLKNVKTGTLAEIGQLADLAVVVGGDGNMLGAARTLARYDIKVIGINRGNLGFLTDLDPDNAQQQLADVLEGHYISEKRFLLEAQVCQQDCQKRISTAINEVVLHPGKVAHMIEFEVYIDEIFAFSQRSDGLIISTPTGSTAYSLSAGGPILTPSLDAITLVPMFPHTLSARPLVINSSSTIRLRFSHRRNDLEISCDSQIALPIQEGEDVLIRRCDYHLNLIHPKDYSYFNTLSTKLGWSKKLF, via the coding sequence ATGAATAATCATTTCAAGTGTATTGGCATTGTGGGACACCCACGGCACCCTACTGCACTGACAACACATGAAATGCTCTACCGCTGGCTGTGCACAAAAGGTTACGAGGTCATCGTTGAGCAACAAATCGCTCACGAACTGCAACTGAAGAATGTGAAAACTGGCACGCTCGCGGAGATTGGGCAACTGGCTGATCTCGCAGTAGTCGTTGGTGGCGATGGCAATATGCTGGGCGCAGCGCGCACACTCGCCCGCTACGACATAAAAGTCATCGGTATCAACCGTGGCAACCTGGGTTTCCTGACCGACCTTGATCCCGATAACGCACAGCAACAGTTGGCCGATGTACTGGAAGGTCATTACATCAGCGAAAAACGTTTTTTGCTGGAAGCGCAAGTTTGCCAGCAAGATTGCCAGAAACGCATCAGCACCGCGATTAATGAAGTGGTACTACATCCTGGCAAAGTGGCGCATATGATTGAGTTCGAAGTGTATATCGACGAGATCTTTGCGTTTTCTCAGCGATCTGATGGACTAATTATTTCAACGCCAACAGGCTCCACTGCCTATTCCCTCTCTGCGGGCGGCCCGATTCTGACACCCTCTCTGGATGCAATTACCCTGGTGCCAATGTTCCCGCATACATTGTCAGCGCGACCACTGGTCATAAACAGCAGCAGCACGATCCGTCTGCGTTTTTCGCATCGCCGTAACGACCTGGAAATCAGTTGCGACAGCCAGATAGCACTGCCGATTCAGGAAGGTGAAGATGTCCTGATTCGGCGCTGTGATTACCATCTGAATCTGATTCATCCGAAAGATTACAGCTATTTCAATACATTAAGCACAAAGCTCGGCTGGTCAAAAAAATTATTCTAA